The following DNA comes from Flammeovirgaceae bacterium.
TAGTCGTGGTTTTTGTTTTGAAGCAAGGCAAAGGCCTCCTCCACGGCCTGGTCGTACAGGGGCTCCAGTTGCCCGAAGGTCATTTCCAATTCCGGGGAATCCCCCAAACGAATTTGAATCAATGCAATCAGGCAGTAATTGATAATGCCGATAAATTCATCCTTTATGGGATCCTCCACTTTTTGTGACCCCTTTTCCTGGATGCTGCGTATGCGTTGTGCCTTGATAAATATCTGGTCGGTAATGGAGGGCAACCTCAGCACCCGCCACGCAGTACCGTAGTCCTGGGTCTTGCGGGAAAACAACGTTTTGCAGGTGGTGATTACCTGTTTATATTCGGAGGCGGTTTTATCGATCATAAAGCGGATGCAAAATAAAGTATTTTCAGGTAACAAAACACTGAACCTGGGTGGGCGGCTTTTTCACCTTGACAGCCCCAAAATCATG
Coding sequences within:
- a CDS encoding DUF1599 domain-containing protein codes for the protein MIDKTASEYKQVITTCKTLFSRKTQDYGTAWRVLRLPSITDQIFIKAQRIRSIQEKGSQKVEDPIKDEFIGIINYCLIALIQIRLGDSPELEMTFGQLEPLYDQAVEEAFALLQNKNHDYGEAWREMRISSITDIILMKLLRVKQIENNEGKTLVSEGVKANYQDMVNYAVFALIKSNENNN